In Eupeodes corollae chromosome 3, idEupCoro1.1, whole genome shotgun sequence, a single genomic region encodes these proteins:
- the LOC129951896 gene encoding eukaryotic translation initiation factor 3 subunit A-like — protein sequence MPNLKPTTRIDVIGKLDLSPEKEPGFYLESKQQKKFLIKPPNWDTVGGDSIELLAIQNEREYQSMIKLQQEMLEHAKVQGKLNSKRVEEIYEMQMNLRKRFTEVNDFMKECEEKKRIAEEKIIEEQEKQLEMKGKIEEFQKEIAVLTEFRDIMSETVERFEPYEEIIKEVIDKTEAWSSVKDCTDRCDALMLAQKEIAEMEKEKYKDIESKRAEMAKIASEAALKTLGFMNELTQMEKEYKSARSDCLKWEKVLADVKDSIAEDELTKKRMFDGIHLMYRDLCKRRGINPYHKKLNIEKQLDFIRDEIEILQKVVNGCRQK from the exons ATGCCAAATCTTAAGCCAACAACACGAATTGATGTAATTGGAAAGCTCGACTTGAGTCCCGAAAAGGAACCAGGGTTTTATTTAGAATCTAAACAGCAGAAGAAATTTCTGAT AAAACCTCCAAATTGGGATACAGTTGGAGGAGATAGCATCGAGCTTCTAGCCATTCAAAATGAGCGAGAATATCAATCTATGATTAAACTTCAACAGGAAATGCTAGAACATGCAAAAGTTCAAGGCAAATTAAATAGCAAGAGAGTTGAAGAAATTTACGAAATGCAAATGAACTTACGAAAACGTTTCACCGAAGTGAATGACTTTATGAAAGAATGTGAAGAGAAGAAACGAATTGCTGAAGAAAAAATCATCGAAGAACAGGAAAAACAACTCGAGATGAAAGGTAAAATTGAAGAATTCCAAAAGGAAATTGCAGTTTTGACAGAATTTCGTGATATTATGTCGGAAACGGTTGAACGTTTTGAACCATATGAGGAAATCATAAAAGAAGTAATTGACAAAACAGAGGCATGGAGTTCGGTGAAGGATTGCACTGATAGGTGTGATGCATTAA TGCTTGCTCAAAAAGAAATAGCTGAAATGGAGAAGGAAAAATACAAGGATATCGAATCAAAGAGGGCCGAAATGGCTAAAATTGCAAGTGAAGCAGCTTTGAAAACTCTCGGTTTTATGAATGAATTGACACAAAtggaaaaagaatacaaatcaGCTCGTTCGGATTGTTTGAAATGGGAAAAAGTTCTCGCTGACGTTAAAGATTCAATTGCTGAAGATGAATTGACGAAGAAGAGAATGTTCGATGGAATTCACTTAATGTATCGTGATCTTTGCAAACGACGAG GGATAAATCCATATCATAAGAAActcaatattgaaaaacaattggATTTCATAAGGGACGAAATTGAGATATTACAAAAAGTCGTTAATGGGTGcagacaaaaataa